A part of Variovorax sp. HW608 genomic DNA contains:
- a CDS encoding 3-keto-5-aminohexanoate cleavage protein, with the protein MNFIDGSLFVENMHKLVITAAPYGPEWLPSDFPEDIPVSMDAQIQKAVDCYNAGATVLHVHVREEDGKGSKRLSKFNQLLAGIRKACPEMILQVGGSISFAPESEGDAARWLSDDTRHMLAELKPTPDQVTIAINTNQMNVVEQMTAADVAGTSLAQPEMTKAYREMTIPAGPGWVEEHIRRLTANGIQTHFQLAGISQLETVERMMRRGVANVPLILTWVAIGGGFEAPNLYNLANFVRACPDNSVLTLETSMRNVLPLNMMAIALGLHVRCGIEDNIWNQRQTAKTTTVEQIEQLVRIAREFGREVANGKEARQIYRIGTFYENADETLAQNGFAPNRKPRQPAVASR; encoded by the coding sequence ATGAACTTCATCGATGGATCGCTGTTCGTCGAGAACATGCACAAGCTGGTGATCACCGCCGCGCCCTACGGGCCCGAGTGGCTGCCGTCCGATTTCCCCGAGGACATCCCGGTGTCGATGGACGCCCAGATCCAGAAGGCGGTGGACTGCTACAACGCCGGCGCCACCGTGCTGCACGTCCACGTGCGCGAAGAGGACGGCAAGGGCTCCAAGCGCCTGTCCAAGTTCAACCAGTTGCTGGCCGGCATCCGCAAGGCCTGCCCCGAGATGATCCTGCAGGTGGGAGGCTCGATCTCGTTCGCGCCGGAAAGCGAGGGCGACGCGGCCAGGTGGCTGTCCGATGACACCCGCCACATGCTGGCGGAGCTGAAGCCGACGCCCGACCAGGTGACGATTGCCATCAACACCAACCAGATGAACGTCGTCGAGCAAATGACGGCCGCGGACGTGGCCGGCACCTCGCTGGCCCAGCCCGAGATGACCAAGGCCTACCGCGAAATGACCATCCCGGCCGGTCCGGGCTGGGTCGAAGAGCACATCCGCCGGCTGACCGCCAACGGCATCCAGACCCACTTCCAGCTGGCCGGCATCTCGCAGCTGGAGACCGTCGAGCGCATGATGCGGCGCGGCGTCGCCAATGTGCCCTTGATCCTGACCTGGGTGGCCATCGGCGGCGGCTTCGAAGCGCCGAATCTGTACAACCTGGCCAATTTCGTGCGCGCCTGTCCGGACAACTCCGTTCTGACGCTCGAAACCTCCATGCGCAACGTCCTGCCGCTGAACATGATGGCCATCGCACTCGGTCTGCACGTGCGCTGCGGCATCGAGGACAACATCTGGAACCAGCGCCAGACCGCGAAGACGACCACCGTCGAGCAGATCGAGCAGTTGGTGCGCATCGCCCGGGAGTTCGGCCGCGAGGTCGCCAACGGCAAGGAGGCGCGGCAGATCTACAGGATCGGCACCTTCTACGAGAACGCCGACGAGACACTGGCCCAAAACGGCTTCGCGCCCAATCGCAAGCCGAGGCAGCCCGCAGTCGCGAGCAGATAG
- a CDS encoding glucose 1-dehydrogenase: MNTRGLPGMLAPRYQELQLRNTVCAATALTCATQALSASSVASIQPASGPHFALVSFAHVPRDVTCYRPMPPIEDAGHARQLYSLAFDGLVVYSSFAAITPRCSMTQRLQGRVAIVTGAASGIGESIARRFVADGAQLVAADIQDTRGQALVSSLGGEASFRHCDVSSESDISDLVAHAVKRFGRVDVMINNAGSVGPTGPIESVDTAAFDATLGVLLRSVFLGIKHVAPIMKRQGSGSIVSTASVAGLRTGLGPHTYSAAKAAVIHLTRSVAMELGESGVRVNCICPGAIATPIFGKAFGLDPEAADRAVPLMKQVLATAQPLRRAGLPEDIANAAAWLASDESSFVNGHALVVDGGVTGGRMWSEVLQRREMLQVAMNNLA, from the coding sequence ATGAACACACGCGGCTTGCCCGGGATGTTGGCGCCCAGGTACCAGGAGTTGCAGCTGAGGAACACCGTCTGCGCAGCGACCGCGTTGACATGCGCGACCCAGGCGCTTTCGGCCTCGTCGGTGGCCTCGATTCAACCTGCAAGCGGCCCGCATTTTGCGCTCGTCTCTTTCGCGCATGTGCCCCGCGATGTGACCTGTTACAGGCCCATGCCTCCAATTGAGGATGCGGGTCACGCTCGACAGCTATATTCCCTTGCATTCGACGGCTTGGTCGTCTACTCCTCTTTCGCAGCCATCACACCGAGGTGCTCCATGACACAGCGACTGCAAGGCAGGGTGGCGATCGTCACCGGCGCGGCAAGCGGCATCGGCGAGTCCATCGCGCGGCGATTCGTGGCCGACGGCGCGCAGCTCGTGGCGGCCGACATACAGGACACACGCGGCCAGGCACTCGTCTCCTCGCTCGGCGGCGAAGCTTCATTTCGCCACTGCGATGTCAGCAGCGAGTCCGACATCAGCGATCTGGTCGCGCATGCGGTCAAGCGCTTCGGCCGCGTGGATGTGATGATCAATAACGCTGGCAGCGTCGGCCCGACGGGCCCCATCGAAAGCGTCGACACCGCGGCATTCGATGCAACGCTCGGCGTCCTGTTGCGCAGCGTCTTTCTCGGCATCAAGCATGTGGCACCGATCATGAAGCGCCAGGGCAGCGGCAGCATCGTGAGCACTGCCAGCGTGGCTGGCCTGCGCACCGGCCTCGGCCCTCATACCTACAGCGCCGCCAAGGCTGCCGTGATCCACCTGACGCGCAGCGTGGCGATGGAGCTGGGAGAAAGCGGGGTGCGCGTGAACTGCATTTGCCCCGGCGCTATCGCAACGCCCATCTTCGGCAAGGCCTTCGGGCTCGACCCCGAAGCCGCTGACCGCGCGGTGCCATTGATGAAACAGGTGCTGGCTACAGCGCAGCCGCTGCGGCGAGCCGGACTTCCGGAAGACATCGCCAATGCAGCCGCCTGGTTGGCCAGCGACGAATCGAGCTTCGTCAACGGGCATGCGCTGGTCGTCGACGGCGGCGTCACAGGCGGAAGGATGTGGAGCGAGGTGCTGCAGCGCCGCGAAATGCTGCAGGTCGCGATGAACAACCTGGCATAG
- a CDS encoding DUF1161 domain-containing protein, which translates to MLKPSLLSVVALAFTGSASAASNCDDLLAQIDAKIRGAGVMRFTLTTVPADATVSGKVVGTCERGSRKIVYEAEATSASPASSPTPPRSNDGILTECRDGSVSIGGDCRK; encoded by the coding sequence ATGCTGAAGCCATCCCTGCTCTCTGTCGTCGCATTGGCCTTCACCGGTTCCGCGAGCGCCGCCAGCAACTGCGACGACCTCCTGGCCCAGATCGACGCCAAGATTCGCGGCGCGGGCGTGATGCGCTTCACGCTCACCACCGTGCCGGCGGATGCCACGGTCAGTGGCAAGGTCGTCGGCACCTGCGAACGTGGCAGCAGGAAGATCGTCTACGAAGCGGAGGCCACCTCTGCCTCGCCCGCCTCGTCTCCCACTCCCCCGCGCAGCAACGACGGCATCCTGACCGAATGCAGGGACGGTTCGGTATCGATCGGCGGGGACTGCAGGAAGTGA
- a CDS encoding xanthine dehydrogenase family protein molybdopterin-binding subunit, whose protein sequence is MNFDQATFELPANLRSLITREDETVQPHALPRRSFLKLTAVSGFALGVFPLAAAAQTATAPDAKPAGLKPLQQPTAFVRIDRDGTTTVTINRLDFGQGVQTGLPMILAEELDADWSKVKSVHGTNDPAYVDPAFGMHITGGSSSIKNSYTQYRELGARTRAMLVGAAAAQWKVNPSSLKTRNGVVIGPGGKQLTYGELAAAAMKQPVPEAVTLKDPKEFRLIGHPTGRLDAKAKSSGHQSYGIDVRLPGMLTAVVAHPPVFAAGLKAVDDSAAKSVKGVKAVLRIPVDRGGEGVAVVADGYWSAKQGRDALRLEWDTSSVEKVDSVKQLAQYRELATKPGPRKYDADVSKLAAAPHTISAEFVFPYLAHAPMEPLNCTVSLTGDKAEVWTGTQMPGIDGMAAAKTLGVPPQNVKVNVQMAGGGFGRRGLLTSDFVTEACAVVKAAQAAGIAAPIRTLWSREDDMKGGYYRPVHLHTAKIGFDDEGKVLGWDHVIVGQSLLTGSMFEPMMVKDGIDSTAVEGMREPYEVPMRLTVHHPKVNVPVLWWRSVGSTHTAFVMETLIDEIARTTKQDPVAYRMKLIGDQHPRHKAALELAVEKSGYGKKQLEAGRAWGVAVHESFQSVVAYVVEASVKDGTPILHNVTAGVHCNLAVNPRSVEAQVQGGAVMGLSMCLPGAAITLKDGIVQQSNFGDFVVPRMTDAPQVAVHIVPSADAPTGMGEPGVPPLAPAFANAVAALTGKRVRELPFKLA, encoded by the coding sequence ATGAATTTCGATCAGGCCACCTTCGAGCTGCCCGCCAACCTGCGCTCGCTGATCACGCGCGAGGACGAAACCGTTCAACCCCATGCCCTTCCACGCCGCAGCTTTCTCAAGCTCACGGCGGTGAGCGGCTTCGCGCTCGGCGTCTTCCCGCTGGCCGCAGCGGCGCAAACCGCCACCGCGCCGGACGCCAAGCCTGCAGGCCTCAAGCCACTGCAGCAGCCCACAGCCTTCGTGCGCATCGACCGTGACGGCACGACCACCGTCACCATCAACCGGCTCGATTTCGGGCAGGGCGTGCAAACCGGGCTGCCGATGATCCTCGCCGAAGAACTCGACGCCGACTGGTCCAAGGTCAAGAGCGTTCATGGCACCAACGATCCGGCGTATGTCGATCCGGCTTTCGGCATGCACATCACCGGCGGATCGAGCTCCATCAAGAATTCCTACACGCAGTACCGCGAGCTCGGTGCGCGCACCCGTGCCATGCTCGTCGGCGCGGCGGCGGCGCAATGGAAAGTGAACCCTTCTTCGCTCAAGACGCGCAACGGCGTCGTCATCGGTCCGGGCGGCAAGCAGCTCACCTACGGCGAACTGGCCGCGGCGGCGATGAAGCAACCGGTGCCCGAGGCGGTGACGCTCAAAGATCCGAAGGAGTTCCGCCTCATCGGCCACCCCACCGGCCGACTCGATGCAAAGGCCAAATCCAGCGGGCACCAGAGCTATGGCATCGACGTGCGCTTGCCGGGCATGCTGACCGCGGTGGTGGCCCATCCGCCGGTGTTCGCCGCCGGGCTCAAGGCGGTGGACGACAGCGCGGCCAAGTCCGTCAAGGGCGTGAAGGCTGTGCTGCGCATTCCGGTGGACCGCGGCGGCGAAGGCGTGGCCGTGGTCGCCGATGGCTACTGGAGCGCCAAGCAAGGCCGCGACGCGCTCAGGCTCGAATGGGACACCAGCAGCGTCGAGAAGGTCGATAGCGTCAAGCAACTCGCGCAATACCGCGAGCTCGCGACGAAACCCGGCCCACGCAAGTACGACGCCGATGTGTCGAAGCTCGCCGCCGCGCCGCACACCATCAGCGCGGAGTTCGTGTTTCCCTACCTTGCCCACGCGCCGATGGAGCCGCTGAACTGCACGGTCAGCCTCACGGGCGACAAGGCCGAAGTGTGGACGGGCACGCAGATGCCGGGCATCGACGGCATGGCGGCCGCGAAGACCCTGGGCGTGCCGCCTCAGAACGTCAAGGTGAACGTGCAGATGGCGGGCGGAGGCTTCGGCCGCCGCGGCCTCTTGACCAGCGACTTCGTGACCGAGGCTTGCGCCGTGGTCAAGGCCGCGCAGGCAGCGGGCATCGCTGCGCCGATCCGCACGCTGTGGAGCCGCGAGGACGACATGAAGGGCGGTTATTACCGGCCGGTCCACCTTCACACCGCGAAGATCGGTTTCGACGACGAGGGCAAGGTGCTCGGATGGGACCACGTGATCGTCGGCCAGTCGCTGCTCACGGGTTCGATGTTCGAGCCCATGATGGTCAAGGATGGCATCGACAGCACCGCGGTCGAAGGCATGAGGGAGCCCTACGAGGTTCCGATGCGTCTCACGGTGCATCACCCCAAGGTGAACGTGCCCGTGCTCTGGTGGCGCAGCGTGGGTTCGACCCACACCGCGTTCGTCATGGAAACGCTCATCGACGAAATCGCTCGAACCACCAAACAGGACCCGGTCGCCTATCGGATGAAGCTCATCGGCGACCAGCACCCGCGGCACAAGGCGGCGTTGGAACTGGCGGTTGAGAAATCCGGCTACGGCAAGAAGCAACTCGAAGCGGGCCGGGCCTGGGGCGTGGCGGTGCACGAGTCTTTCCAGTCGGTGGTCGCGTATGTCGTCGAAGCGTCGGTGAAAGACGGCACGCCCATCCTGCACAACGTGACGGCGGGCGTGCACTGCAACCTCGCGGTCAATCCACGAAGCGTGGAAGCGCAGGTTCAGGGCGGCGCCGTCATGGGCCTGTCGATGTGCCTGCCCGGAGCGGCCATCACGCTGAAGGACGGCATCGTGCAGCAAAGCAACTTCGGCGACTTCGTCGTGCCCCGCATGACCGACGCGCCGCAGGTCGCGGTGCACATCGTTCCCAGCGCTGACGCGCCCACCGGCATGGGAGAGCCTGGCGTGCCGCCGCTCGCGCCGGCGTTCGCGAACGCGGTCGCGGCCCTCACCGGCAAACGCGTGCGCGAACTGCCTTTCAAGCTGGCTTGA
- a CDS encoding (2Fe-2S)-binding protein, whose protein sequence is MTTLNINGKDLQVDADPATPILWALRDTLGMTGTKFGCGAALCGACTVHLNGQAIRSCVTPISAAAGQKITTIEAVTDGSDKVGKAVRDAWVKHDVAQCGYCQSGQIMSATAFLKSVAPGKLPSDADIDSAMAGNICRCGTYARIRAAVADAAKALA, encoded by the coding sequence ATGACGACCCTCAACATCAACGGCAAGGATCTGCAGGTCGATGCCGATCCGGCCACGCCCATTCTCTGGGCCCTGCGCGACACGCTCGGCATGACGGGCACCAAGTTCGGGTGCGGCGCTGCGCTGTGCGGCGCCTGCACCGTGCATCTCAACGGACAGGCGATCCGCTCCTGCGTGACGCCGATCTCGGCCGCTGCAGGACAGAAGATCACGACCATCGAAGCCGTCACCGATGGCAGCGACAAAGTCGGCAAGGCCGTTCGTGACGCCTGGGTCAAGCACGACGTGGCGCAGTGCGGCTACTGCCAGAGCGGCCAGATCATGTCGGCCACGGCCTTCCTGAAATCGGTCGCGCCCGGCAAGCTGCCCAGCGATGCCGACATCGACTCCGCCATGGCGGGCAACATCTGTCGATGCGGCACCTACGCGCGCATCCGCGCCGCTGTGGCCGACGCCGCCAAGGCACTGGCCTGA
- a CDS encoding TetR/AcrR family transcriptional regulator, whose amino-acid sequence MRLKDDEKLRAIAEATFTLVEQTGLSGLTMAAIAREAGLATGTLYVYFKSKEELMVALYEQAKTATTASLMQGDDPKAPFRSRFRHMWKNLLEHRLTHYAQAVFVEQYYNSPWFSEESRHLSARLIKDWIDLFETAKAQQILKDVPTVLLINSFGGSVRETANLLRSGALAHTDANLAIAFGLCWDGIKA is encoded by the coding sequence GTGAGACTCAAGGACGACGAAAAACTCCGCGCCATCGCAGAGGCCACGTTCACGCTCGTCGAGCAAACCGGCCTGAGCGGCCTGACCATGGCCGCCATCGCGCGCGAGGCGGGCCTCGCAACGGGCACGCTGTACGTCTACTTCAAGTCGAAGGAAGAGTTGATGGTCGCGCTCTACGAGCAGGCCAAGACGGCGACCACCGCCAGCCTCATGCAAGGCGACGACCCGAAGGCACCGTTTCGAAGCCGCTTTCGCCATATGTGGAAGAACTTGCTCGAGCATCGCCTGACGCACTATGCGCAGGCGGTTTTCGTGGAGCAGTACTACAACTCGCCCTGGTTCAGCGAAGAAAGCCGCCATCTGTCAGCCCGGCTCATCAAGGACTGGATCGATCTGTTCGAGACCGCCAAGGCGCAGCAGATCCTGAAGGATGTCCCCACCGTGTTGCTGATCAACAGCTTCGGTGGCTCGGTGCGCGAGACCGCCAATCTTCTGCGCTCCGGCGCGCTCGCTCATACCGACGCCAATCTGGCGATCGCTTTCGGGCTCTGCTGGGACGGCATCAAGGCCTGA
- a CDS encoding SpoIIE family protein phosphatase: MNPDAAPPAALVVDDEPVTRLMVKRALENLGCTPVLEATDGIAAQKILREHPEVALVLTDIMMPRMDGLELLRWGREAVPDAMWIVLSGLETFDSAVTAIRLGAFDFLPKSPHSEEMGVAVRNALERRQLLAERERLHRALQRKVRQLEETSEVLRRDLERAEVIQRALLPRSPPPMEGYCIQAVYRPGQHVGGDLYDVVRLGERHLAFYLADATGHGVTSAMLSVLFKQRLVLVDPATGLALPPAEVLAAVNRSICEAHAAPGLFLTAVFGLLDTSDSSLTLASAGHPPVLHTRDGRETRLVRRTGPALGLTQDAHFGQERLQLLAGDRILLYTDGLLPSGSERELELLRQVLARPLASAQEVMADLHREAPAGADRDDVTLLLIDAHAGASWFDNGAETTAIHTHGALRPEDEVVFYGETDHAAYLALRGRATWMHCDAFHEAALTVLDGGRPLVLDLSGCEYMDSTCLGTVHELVARSGVSLAGVGPGVRGLFEELSMQQVLAAIREDLPAAPELHALGAGSDQAATQKRILQAHEALSSLSERNREEFKDVVDSLRGEQDGPG; this comes from the coding sequence ATGAACCCCGACGCCGCCCCTCCCGCCGCGCTGGTCGTCGACGACGAGCCAGTGACCCGCCTGATGGTGAAGCGGGCGCTGGAGAACCTCGGCTGTACGCCGGTTCTCGAGGCAACCGACGGCATCGCGGCGCAGAAGATCCTGCGCGAGCACCCCGAAGTCGCGCTGGTTCTGACGGACATCATGATGCCCCGCATGGACGGACTGGAGTTGCTTCGCTGGGGGCGCGAGGCGGTGCCTGACGCCATGTGGATCGTGCTTTCGGGCCTCGAAACCTTCGACTCGGCAGTGACCGCGATCCGGCTGGGCGCCTTCGACTTCCTGCCCAAGTCGCCGCATTCGGAAGAGATGGGTGTCGCGGTGCGCAACGCGCTGGAGCGGCGGCAACTGCTGGCCGAACGCGAGCGGCTGCATCGCGCGCTGCAGCGCAAGGTCCGCCAGCTGGAGGAAACCTCCGAGGTGCTGCGCCGCGACCTCGAGCGGGCGGAGGTGATCCAGCGCGCCCTGCTGCCTCGCAGCCCGCCGCCGATGGAGGGCTATTGCATCCAGGCGGTCTACCGGCCGGGCCAGCATGTCGGCGGCGACCTCTACGACGTGGTGCGCCTGGGCGAGCGGCATCTGGCCTTCTATCTGGCCGATGCCACCGGGCACGGGGTGACCTCGGCGATGCTCTCGGTGCTGTTCAAGCAGCGGCTGGTGCTGGTGGACCCGGCGACGGGCCTCGCGCTGCCGCCGGCCGAGGTGCTGGCCGCGGTCAATCGCTCGATCTGCGAGGCGCACGCCGCGCCGGGACTCTTCCTGACCGCCGTCTTCGGTTTGCTGGACACCTCGGACTCGAGCCTGACGCTGGCATCGGCGGGCCATCCGCCCGTGCTGCACACGCGCGACGGCCGGGAGACGCGCCTGGTCCGCCGCACGGGCCCCGCGCTCGGGCTGACGCAGGACGCGCATTTCGGCCAGGAGCGCCTGCAGCTCCTGGCGGGCGACCGGATCCTCCTCTACACCGACGGGCTCCTGCCCTCGGGCTCGGAGCGCGAACTGGAGCTGCTGCGGCAGGTGCTCGCCAGGCCGCTCGCGAGTGCGCAGGAAGTGATGGCGGATCTGCACCGCGAAGCGCCGGCGGGCGCGGATCGGGACGACGTGACCCTGCTGCTCATCGATGCGCACGCGGGCGCCTCCTGGTTCGACAACGGCGCCGAGACGACTGCCATCCACACGCATGGCGCGCTGCGCCCCGAGGACGAAGTCGTGTTCTACGGCGAGACGGACCATGCCGCCTACCTGGCGCTGCGCGGCCGCGCCACCTGGATGCACTGCGATGCCTTCCACGAAGCGGCGCTGACCGTGCTGGACGGCGGCCGACCCCTGGTGCTGGACCTGTCCGGGTGCGAGTACATGGACAGCACCTGTCTCGGCACGGTGCACGAACTGGTCGCCCGGAGTGGTGTGTCGCTCGCGGGCGTGGGTCCGGGCGTGCGCGGCCTCTTCGAGGAACTGAGCATGCAGCAGGTGCTGGCCGCGATCCGCGAGGACCTGCCCGCCGCGCCCGAACTCCACGCCTTGGGCGCAGGAAGCGATCAGGCCGCCACGCAGAAGCGGATCCTGCAGGCGCACGAGGCGCTCTCTTCGCTCAGCGAACGCAATCGCGAAGAGTTCAAGGACGTCGTCGATTCGCTGCGCGGCGAACAGGATGGGCCAGGATGA
- a CDS encoding response regulator: MTPAIRVLHLEDDPADAQRIRNGLAADDVSFEIVWVRTRKDFASALQQQAFDLVLIDDEAGGVELLQQVRQQHAEMPLIMITAHLLSEQEALDCMKAGATDYVLKDRLQRLGFSMRRACAERQQRTALRQAEDELRALNADLEARVHQRTAELETANAFLNSVLYHIPYHIIVKNADDLKVVRVNRSLEELTGRKEEELLGKTVHDFVSSKEEADFFTAKDKEAIALGREVDIPEEPLHAHDGSVRVLHAKKLPIHDESGRARYLLTLSEDVTEKKRKEREIERLNAALAQRSAEVEAANRAKSTFLATMSHEIRTPMNGMLGMLELLSLTELDAEQRETLGLVRESSRSLLRVIDDILDFSKIEAGKLEVRPEVVSIKRLIEEVHSIYLGNASSKGLIVRRMVDARISPALRVDPVRLRQILNNFVSNAIKFTSEGWIDINVQWLGRADGQERLRFEVKDTGIGISPEDQERLFQPFTQAVGEAARRRPSGTGLGLVISRQLAQLMGGSIRLESEQGRGTTLTLELSLPIAELPPGGDDGTTGAHAVDTATRRTAPSPAEAETEGTLVLLVDDHPVNRMLLMRQVRALGYAAQCAADGVQALEMWKSGRFGLVITDCHMPHMDGYDLARSIRRLEPGADRGRVPIIACTANALQGEAESCLAAGMDDFLVKPVELAQLSEKLDRWLPLAGAGEAPAVPVDAKRGDSPSSSPIDEGLLSAKCAGDASMVAEVIAAFRRTCEDDSTALRQAVRADDVAQVTQFAHRMAGAGKMVGALAFASACEGIERASRAGQWTAVIAGMSAFEQELARLAAYFERHAPQRMLS; the protein is encoded by the coding sequence ATGACCCCAGCCATTCGCGTATTGCATCTCGAAGACGACCCGGCCGATGCGCAGCGCATCCGCAACGGATTGGCGGCCGATGACGTGAGCTTCGAGATCGTCTGGGTCCGCACGCGCAAGGACTTCGCCTCCGCGCTGCAGCAGCAAGCCTTCGACCTGGTGCTGATCGACGATGAAGCGGGCGGTGTCGAACTGCTGCAACAGGTGCGTCAGCAGCACGCGGAGATGCCCCTGATCATGATCACCGCACACCTCCTGAGCGAGCAAGAGGCGCTGGACTGCATGAAGGCCGGCGCGACCGACTACGTGCTCAAGGATCGCTTGCAGCGGCTCGGTTTCTCGATGCGGCGAGCCTGCGCCGAACGACAGCAGCGCACGGCCCTGCGACAAGCGGAAGACGAGCTGCGCGCCCTGAACGCCGACCTGGAGGCGCGCGTGCACCAGCGCACCGCCGAACTCGAAACCGCCAATGCGTTCCTGAACTCGGTCCTCTACCACATCCCCTATCACATCATCGTCAAGAACGCCGACGACCTGAAGGTCGTGCGCGTCAACCGCAGCCTCGAGGAATTGACCGGCCGCAAGGAGGAGGAACTGCTGGGCAAGACGGTCCACGACTTCGTGAGCTCGAAGGAAGAGGCCGACTTCTTCACCGCCAAGGACAAGGAAGCCATCGCGCTGGGCCGCGAAGTGGACATTCCCGAAGAGCCCCTGCACGCACACGACGGCAGCGTGCGGGTCCTCCATGCGAAGAAGCTCCCGATCCACGACGAGTCCGGCCGGGCGCGCTACCTGCTGACCCTGTCGGAGGACGTGACGGAAAAGAAGCGGAAGGAGCGCGAGATCGAGCGGCTCAACGCGGCACTGGCGCAACGAAGCGCCGAGGTGGAGGCCGCCAACCGCGCCAAGAGCACCTTCCTGGCCACCATGAGCCACGAGATCCGGACGCCCATGAACGGCATGCTGGGCATGCTGGAGCTTCTGAGCCTGACCGAACTCGACGCCGAGCAGCGCGAGACGCTCGGGCTGGTGCGTGAATCGAGCCGGTCGCTGCTGCGCGTCATCGACGACATCCTCGACTTCTCGAAGATCGAGGCCGGCAAGCTGGAGGTGCGCCCCGAGGTCGTCTCGATCAAGCGCCTGATCGAGGAGGTGCACAGCATCTATCTCGGCAATGCCAGCAGCAAGGGACTGATCGTGCGGCGGATGGTGGATGCGCGCATCAGTCCGGCGCTCAGGGTCGATCCGGTGCGGCTGCGCCAGATCCTCAACAACTTCGTCAGCAACGCGATCAAGTTCACCTCCGAGGGCTGGATCGACATCAACGTGCAATGGCTGGGGCGTGCGGACGGACAGGAGCGCCTGCGCTTCGAAGTCAAGGACACCGGCATCGGCATCTCGCCCGAGGACCAGGAGCGGCTGTTCCAGCCGTTCACCCAGGCGGTCGGCGAAGCGGCGCGCCGGCGGCCGAGCGGCACCGGGCTGGGGCTGGTCATCTCGCGGCAACTGGCGCAGTTGATGGGCGGCTCGATCCGCCTGGAAAGCGAGCAGGGCCGAGGCACGACGCTCACCCTGGAGCTGTCACTGCCCATTGCCGAGTTGCCGCCCGGCGGTGACGACGGGACCACGGGCGCGCACGCGGTCGACACCGCCACACGCCGCACGGCGCCCAGCCCGGCCGAGGCGGAGACGGAAGGAACCCTGGTGCTGCTGGTGGATGACCACCCGGTCAACCGCATGCTGCTGATGCGCCAGGTGCGGGCCCTCGGCTATGCCGCCCAGTGCGCCGCCGACGGCGTACAAGCCCTGGAGATGTGGAAGTCGGGCCGCTTCGGACTCGTCATCACCGATTGCCACATGCCGCACATGGACGGCTACGACCTCGCGCGCAGCATCCGCAGGCTGGAACCCGGCGCGGATCGCGGCCGCGTGCCGATCATCGCCTGCACCGCGAATGCGCTGCAGGGCGAGGCCGAGTCCTGCCTCGCCGCCGGCATGGACGACTTCCTCGTCAAGCCGGTGGAACTGGCACAACTCAGCGAAAAGCTGGATCGATGGCTGCCGCTTGCAGGTGCCGGCGAGGCGCCCGCTGTGCCTGTAGACGCCAAGCGCGGCGACTCGCCCTCCTCCAGCCCGATCGACGAGGGGCTCTTGAGTGCGAAATGCGCGGGCGATGCGTCGATGGTGGCCGAGGTCATTGCGGCCTTCCGGCGGACCTGCGAGGACGACTCGACCGCGCTCAGGCAGGCGGTGAGGGCCGACGACGTGGCCCAGGTGACCCAGTTCGCCCACCGCATGGCGGGCGCCGGCAAGATGGTCGGTGCGCTCGCTTTCGCATCCGCATGCGAGGGCATCGAACGCGCCAGCCGCGCCGGCCAATGGACGGCGGTGATCGCCGGCATGTCGGCGTTCGAGCAGGAACTGGCGCGACTGGCCGCGTACTTCGAGCGCCACGCGCCGCAGCGGATGCTCTCCTGA